A single genomic interval of Lucilia cuprina isolate Lc7/37 chromosome 2, ASM2204524v1, whole genome shotgun sequence harbors:
- the LOC111684036 gene encoding transmembrane protein 104 homolog isoform X2, giving the protein MPENIRTTTRSSLNGVNSNNATYSTWVGFIFIFNLIVGTGALTLPGVFAKAGWFLSLIIIILLAIISYITVTFVIEAMAAANAVKTWQNLQFDSREDLPSASASVDEADFDTDDPSASLLPPSHDATARLERMPLYAHGSTLVYYKLDDKFELGEMATLFFNDFGRVFFYLCISIYLYGDLSIYSAAVAKSLRDLFCDHQNPNNFTDHDLNIDALNLIATSNDTDDAVQQCWKTHNLTRLDVYRLFLVGFTVIFGPFVAFSVQKTKYLQIITVIFRWCAFIFMISIALKLLITEGAKGHPVSMNIYGVPALFGACVYSFMCHHSLPSLLAPIRDKLAVRRILCADYIVICLFYILLAMTGIFAFERLQDLYTLNFIPDQTDDHSFKAELLVVIDYFLALFPVFTLSASFPIIAITLRNNLQTLFLDMTRFESYNFFVRRISFPLMAIVPPFTITYFTENLTSLVAFTGSYAGAGIQYIIPIALVYYARNTCRELLGSGVVNDYQSPFRSIYWLAFVLMWALGCISLVTLNFFLDTKS; this is encoded by the exons ATGCCTGAAAATATACGAACAACTACCCGCAGCTCATTAAATGGTGTTAATAGCAACAATGCTACCTATTCCACCTGG GTGGGTTTTATATTCATCTTCAATTTGATAGTGGGCACTGGTGCTCTTACTTTGCCCGGTGTTTTTGCTAAAGCTGGCTGGTTTCTTTCCCTGATTATAATCATTCTATTGGCCATTATATCCTATATAACGGTGACTTTCGTTATTGAAGCCATGGCCGCCGCCAATGCAGTGAAAACGTGGCAAAATTTACAG tttgatTCCCGCGAAGATTTACCCTCAGCTTCGGCTTCTGTAGATGAAGCTGATTTTGATACAGATGATCCCTCGGCCTCGTTATTACCACCCAGTCATGATGCTACCGCACGTCTGGAACGTATGCCCCTCTATGCTCATGGCTCCACTTTGGTCTACTATAAACTAGATGACAAATTTGAATTGGGTGAAATGGCTACATTGTTTTTCAATGATTTCGGTCGAGTATTCTTTTATCTCTGCATTTCTATTTATCTGTATGGTGATTTGAGCATTTATTCAGCTGCTGTTGCCAAAAGTTTGCGTGATTTGTTTTG TGATCATCAAAATCCCAACAATTTTACCGATCATGATCTCAATATTGATGCATTAAATTTGATTGCGACCAGTAATGACACCGATGATGCCGTACAACAATGTTGGAAAACTCATAATCTTACACGTCTTGATGTGTATCGCTTATTTCTCGTTGGATTCACTGTCATCTTTGGACCATTTGTTGCATTTAgtgtacaaaaaacaaaatatttacaaattattaccGTCATCTTTAGATGGTGTG CTTTCATATTCATGATCTCTATTGCCTTGAAATTGCTTATAACAGAAGGTGCCAAAGGTCATCCCGTATCAATGAATATTTATGGTGTGCCCGCTTTGTTTGGTGCTTGCGTTTATTCCTTTATGTGCCATCATTCGTTGCCAAGTCTGCTGGCTCCCATACGTGATAAACTGGCTGTACGTCGTATATTGTGTGCTGATTACATAGTGAtctgtttgttttatatattgctGGCCATGACTGGTATCTTTGCTTTTGAACGTTTACAAGATTTGTATACATTGAATTTTATACCAGACCAAACAGATGACCACAGTTTTAAGGCCGAACTGCTGGTGGTGATAGATTACTTTTTGGCATTATTTCCAGTGTTTACTTTATCGGCCAGTTTTCCTATTATAGCCATAACGTTGCGTAATAATTTGCAAACTTTATTCTTAGATATGACACGTTTTGAGTCATATAATTTCTTTGTGAGACGCATTTCATTTCCACTTATGGCGATAGTGCCACCTTTTACCATCACTTACTTTACAGAGAATTTAACTAGTCTAGTGGCATTTACGGGCAGTTATGCAGGAGCCGGTATACAATATATAATACCAATTGCTTTGGTATATTACGCCCGCAATACTTGTCGTGAACTGTTGGGCAGTGGTGTGGTCAATGATTACCAAAGTCCTTTTCGCAGTATATACTGGTTGGCATTCGTTTTAATGTGGGCTTTGGGTTGCATTAGTCTAGttactttaaatttctttttagataCTAagtcttaa
- the LOC111684036 gene encoding transmembrane protein 104 homolog isoform X1, producing the protein MPENIRTTTRSSLNGVNSNNATYSTWVGFIFIFNLIVGTGALTLPGVFAKAGWFLSLIIIILLAIISYITVTFVIEAMAAANAVKTWQNLQVLKRSYDFDSREDLPSASASVDEADFDTDDPSASLLPPSHDATARLERMPLYAHGSTLVYYKLDDKFELGEMATLFFNDFGRVFFYLCISIYLYGDLSIYSAAVAKSLRDLFCDHQNPNNFTDHDLNIDALNLIATSNDTDDAVQQCWKTHNLTRLDVYRLFLVGFTVIFGPFVAFSVQKTKYLQIITVIFRWCAFIFMISIALKLLITEGAKGHPVSMNIYGVPALFGACVYSFMCHHSLPSLLAPIRDKLAVRRILCADYIVICLFYILLAMTGIFAFERLQDLYTLNFIPDQTDDHSFKAELLVVIDYFLALFPVFTLSASFPIIAITLRNNLQTLFLDMTRFESYNFFVRRISFPLMAIVPPFTITYFTENLTSLVAFTGSYAGAGIQYIIPIALVYYARNTCRELLGSGVVNDYQSPFRSIYWLAFVLMWALGCISLVTLNFFLDTKS; encoded by the exons ATGCCTGAAAATATACGAACAACTACCCGCAGCTCATTAAATGGTGTTAATAGCAACAATGCTACCTATTCCACCTGG GTGGGTTTTATATTCATCTTCAATTTGATAGTGGGCACTGGTGCTCTTACTTTGCCCGGTGTTTTTGCTAAAGCTGGCTGGTTTCTTTCCCTGATTATAATCATTCTATTGGCCATTATATCCTATATAACGGTGACTTTCGTTATTGAAGCCATGGCCGCCGCCAATGCAGTGAAAACGTGGCAAAATTTACAGGTTCTTAAACGTAGTTACGAT tttgatTCCCGCGAAGATTTACCCTCAGCTTCGGCTTCTGTAGATGAAGCTGATTTTGATACAGATGATCCCTCGGCCTCGTTATTACCACCCAGTCATGATGCTACCGCACGTCTGGAACGTATGCCCCTCTATGCTCATGGCTCCACTTTGGTCTACTATAAACTAGATGACAAATTTGAATTGGGTGAAATGGCTACATTGTTTTTCAATGATTTCGGTCGAGTATTCTTTTATCTCTGCATTTCTATTTATCTGTATGGTGATTTGAGCATTTATTCAGCTGCTGTTGCCAAAAGTTTGCGTGATTTGTTTTG TGATCATCAAAATCCCAACAATTTTACCGATCATGATCTCAATATTGATGCATTAAATTTGATTGCGACCAGTAATGACACCGATGATGCCGTACAACAATGTTGGAAAACTCATAATCTTACACGTCTTGATGTGTATCGCTTATTTCTCGTTGGATTCACTGTCATCTTTGGACCATTTGTTGCATTTAgtgtacaaaaaacaaaatatttacaaattattaccGTCATCTTTAGATGGTGTG CTTTCATATTCATGATCTCTATTGCCTTGAAATTGCTTATAACAGAAGGTGCCAAAGGTCATCCCGTATCAATGAATATTTATGGTGTGCCCGCTTTGTTTGGTGCTTGCGTTTATTCCTTTATGTGCCATCATTCGTTGCCAAGTCTGCTGGCTCCCATACGTGATAAACTGGCTGTACGTCGTATATTGTGTGCTGATTACATAGTGAtctgtttgttttatatattgctGGCCATGACTGGTATCTTTGCTTTTGAACGTTTACAAGATTTGTATACATTGAATTTTATACCAGACCAAACAGATGACCACAGTTTTAAGGCCGAACTGCTGGTGGTGATAGATTACTTTTTGGCATTATTTCCAGTGTTTACTTTATCGGCCAGTTTTCCTATTATAGCCATAACGTTGCGTAATAATTTGCAAACTTTATTCTTAGATATGACACGTTTTGAGTCATATAATTTCTTTGTGAGACGCATTTCATTTCCACTTATGGCGATAGTGCCACCTTTTACCATCACTTACTTTACAGAGAATTTAACTAGTCTAGTGGCATTTACGGGCAGTTATGCAGGAGCCGGTATACAATATATAATACCAATTGCTTTGGTATATTACGCCCGCAATACTTGTCGTGAACTGTTGGGCAGTGGTGTGGTCAATGATTACCAAAGTCCTTTTCGCAGTATATACTGGTTGGCATTCGTTTTAATGTGGGCTTTGGGTTGCATTAGTCTAGttactttaaatttctttttagataCTAagtcttaa
- the LOC111684035 gene encoding UBX domain-containing protein 7 — protein MSQTPDELVQSVCEVTGTNEAEAKHLLAACNNDVEAAVALFFEGGGVATATEDAEANLPLIDDDDGVRAPIAPIREQLIGPEDDNFYAAAPPPPTGRLARSASRRVKVCPLRDFAREGALMEEQLQASGSYVALNNLYETASNSRASSRRNRAADMVTAAQASEPKKSRLEDLYRPPTDIAYAGTFQAARSRAEALKQWLLVNVQSDSFDSQLLNRDVWPDKALRKLMKRQFLLWQVDSDSSEGRRFVAFYHCAKLPYLCVIDPRTGEEIWKSSNPKQSTILNDLKQFLIDHKDFSQELEDDMGPSTSSKRTATSICLDSDGEEAGGSKFNIDEDDGNSNASSSSHTNKGNPKKRNKIMELSEEEQIALAIRNSMQENGGAAAKQRKSNGSASNAELADDDAASDFGSVEEFVEDDTKSACERTSYEEQLGSNKDELTMLKLRLINAAGADEVVQLRWPSDTKLEVLRSYITQCHSHIPKCGYKLICAFPRKTLEAENNDSTLKEFGLHPSANLHITLDD, from the exons ATGTCCCAAACGCCAGATGAATTGGTGCAAAGTGTCTGTGAAGTAACAGGAACTAATGAAGCAGAAGCCAAGCATTTGTTGGCAGCATGCAACAATGATGTCGAAGCTGCTGTAGCATTATTTTTTGAGGGTGGTGGTGTTGCCACTGCCACAGAAGATGCTGAGGCTAATTTGCCCCTAatcgatgatgatgatggtgtgcGCGCACCTATAGCACCCATACGTGAACAATTGATTGGTCCAGAAGATGATAATTTTTATGCTGCCGCACCACCACCGCCTACAGGACGTTTAGCACGCAGTGCCAGTAGACGTGTTAAGGTTTGTCCTTTGCGAGATTTTGCCCGAGAGGGAGCTTTGATGGAAGAACAACTACAGGCTTCTGGCAGTTATGTGGCtttgaataatttatatgaaaCGGCATCGAATAGTCGTGCCAGTTCAAGACGAAATCGTGCTGCTGATATGGTTACAGCAGCTCAAGCGTCTGAGCCTAAAAAGAGTCGCTTGGAAGATCTATATCGTCCACCGACCGACATAGCATATGCTGGCACCTTTCAGGCGGCACGTTCCCGTGCAGAAGCCCTGAAACAGTGGTTGCTGGTGAATGTACAGAGCGATAGTTTTGATTCGCAGCTGTTGAATCGTGATGTTTGGCCAGATAAGGCGTTGCGAAAGCTGATGAAAAGACAATTTCTATTGTGGCAG GTTGATTCTGATTCTTCCGAAGGTCGCCGATTTGTGGCTTTTTACCACTGTGCCAAGCTGCCGTATTTATGTGTCATTGATCCTCGAACCGGTGAGGAGATATGGAAAAGTTCAAATCCGAAACAATCTACTATACTCAATGATTTAAAACAGTTTCTAATCGATCACAAGGACTTTAGTCAAGAATTGGAAGATGATATGGGACCCTCAACCTCCAGTAAACGTACGGCAACGTCCATTTGTCTGGACAGTGACGGTGAAGAGGCTGGTGGTAGCAAATTCAATATCGATGAGGATGATGGCAACTCAAATGCCAGTAGTTCTTCCCATACAAATAAAGGTAATCCCAAGAAACGTAACAAAATTATGGAACTATCCGAAGAGGAACAAATTGCTTTAGCCATACGCAATTCAATGCAAGAAAATGGTGGTGCAGCTGCCAAACAACGCAAATCGAATGGTTCGGCCAGTAATGCCGAATTGGCTGATGACGATGCGGCCAGTGATTTTGGCAGTGTTGAAGAATTTGTTGAGGATGACACCAAAAGTGCCTGTGAACGCACATCTTATGAAGAACAATTGGGTTCGAATAAAGACGAACTCACCATGCTTAAATTAAGACTTATCAATGCCGCGGGCGCCGATGAAGTTGTTCAATTACGTTGGCCTTCCGATACGAAATTGGAAGTGTTGCGCTCTTATATCACACAATGTCATTCTCATATTCCAAAATGTGGTTACAAATTGATTTGTGCTTTTCCACGTAAAACTCTGGAAGCCGAAAATAATGACAGTACATTAAAGGAATTCGGTTTACATCCTTCTGCCAATTTACACATCACTTTAGATGACTAA
- the LOC111684038 gene encoding mannose-P-dolichol utilization defect 1 protein homolog, with protein sequence MEVVKKGVLLLMSEQCFDNYFLEHNYFDVPCFKALLSKSLGLAIIAGSLLVKVPQVLKILKNKSGEGINLISVLLDLTAITFHMAYSYVNGFPFSSWGDNTFLAAQTAAIAALVMFFSGSKAKSLAFILFYSSFVYVLCSGITPFKVLVTVQSCNIPILLVGKLSQAWTNYKNGSTGQLSAATVFLLFAGSLARIFTSIQETGDKMMIITFCASSFANGVIVSQMLYYWNKSDSKAAGAKKSVKLAAAKKSKSKKVD encoded by the exons atggagGTCGTTAAGAAAGGAGTTTTGTTGTTAATGAGTGAACAATGTTTTGATAACTATTTTCTAGAACACAATTACTTTGATG TTCCTTGCTTTAAGGCTTTACTGAGCAAAAGTTTGGGTTTGGCTATTATTGCCGGCTCCTTGTTGGTTAAAGTACCTCaagttttgaaaattcttaagaaCAAATCCGGCGAAGGCATTAATCTCATATCGGTATTGTTGGACTTGACTGCCATCACTTTCCATATGGCTTACAGTTATGTCAACGGTTTCCCTTTCAGTTCCTGGGGTGATAATACATTTTTGGCAGCCCAAACTGCCGCCATTGCTGCTCTAGTCATGTTCTTTAGTGGTTCTAAAGCTAAATCTTTGGCTTTTATACTTTTCTACTCTAGCTTTGTGTATGTATTATGTTCCGGCATTACGCCCTTTAAGGTACTAGTCACCGTACAAAGTTGTAATATCCCTATTCTATTGGTGGGTAAATTGTCACAAGCCTGGACTAATTACAAAAATGGTTCTACTGGTCAGTTGTCGGCTGCTACGGTATTCTTATTATTCGCTGGTTCATTGGCACGCATATTCACCTCTATCCAGGAAACTGGTGACAAAATGATGATCATTACTTTCTGCGCTTCTTCATTCGCAAATGGTGTGATTGTAAGTCAAATGTTGTACTATTGGAATAAGAGTGACTCGAAGGCTGCTGGTGCCAAGAAGAGTGTTAAGCTAGCTGCTGCCAAGAAGTCAAAGAGCAAGAAGGTCGATTAA
- the LOC111684039 gene encoding inosine triphosphate pyrophosphatase — protein MSKPITFVTGNAKKLEELVAILGPNFPRPVISKKIDLPELQGEIEEIAVKKCKEAARQVDGPVLVEDTCLCFNSLKGFPGPYIKWFLEKLQPEGLHNLLAGWSDKSAKAVCTLAFSEGQDSEPIIFQGIIEGSIVEPRGSRDFGWDPIFQPTGYDLTYAELPKEEKNKISHRFRALDAFQKHFGVTK, from the exons atGTCAAAACCCATAACATTTGTTACCGGAAATGCTAAAAAACTAGAAGAATTAGTAGCCATCTTGGGTCCCAACTTTCCACGTCCAGTAATATCCAAGAAAATCGATTTACCCGAACTGCAGGGCGAAATAGAAGAAATTGCTGTTAAGAAATGCAAAGAAGCCGCACGCCAGGTGGATGGTCCCGTGTTGGTAGAAGATACATGTCTATGTTTTAATAGCCTTAAGGGATTTCCCG GTCCCTATATCAAATGGTTTTTGGAAAAACTTCAACCAGAAGGTTTACACAATCTATTGGCCGGTTGGTCGGATAAATCCGCTAAAGCGGTGTGTACTTTAGCTTTTTCTGAGGGCCAAGACTCGGAACCTATAATATTTCAGGGCATTATAGAGGGTAGTATTGTCGAGCCACGCGGTAGTCGTGATTTTGGTTGGGATCCTATTTTCCAGCCTACTGGCTATGATTTGACTTATGCTGAATTGCCTAAAGAGGAAAAGAATAAGATTTCTCATAGATTTAGAGCATTGGATGCTTTCCAAAAGCATTTTGGTGTTACGAAGtag
- the LOC111684037 gene encoding UDP-galactose translocator yields the protein MNIHMNANHLKYISLITLTLQNAILGLSMRYARTRPGDIFLSSTAVLMSEVVKLITCLFLVFNEEGKDVQKFLKSLHKTIIANPMDTLKVCVPSLVYIVQNNLLYVSASHLDAATYQVTYQLKILTTAMFAVVILRKKLLTTQWGALVLLLVGVILVQLAQTVTEGATAAAGAAASSTSGPEQKPLLGLLAALGACFLSGFAGIYFEKILKGADISVWMRNVQLSLLSIPFGTITCFVSDYTKIFDQGFFFGYDLFIWYLIFLQAGGGLIVAVVVKYADNILKGFATSLAIIISCVASIYIFNFNLTLQFTFGAALVIASIFLYGYDPKKTTNSAGPIKIVTNSHLPHPDEEKLLP from the exons ATGAATATTCACA TGAATgctaatcatttaaaatatattagtttaaTTACATTAACTTTACAAAATGCTATTTTGGGTTTATCCATGCGTTATGCCCGCACCAGACCGGGTGATATTTTTCTAAGTTCAACGG CCGTTCTCATGTCCGAAGTGGTTAAACTTATCACCTGTCTCTTTCTCGTTTTCAATGAAGAGGGTAAAGATGtacaaaaattccttaaatCTCTACACAAAACTATTATTGCCAATCCCATGGATACACTTAAAGTTTGTGTACCCTCTTTGGTGTATATTGTACAAAACAATCTACTTTATGTATCGGCCTCACATTTAGATGCAGCCACCTATCAAGTGACATATCAATTGAAAATTCTAACAACCGCCATGTTTGCTGTAGTGATCTTACGTAAAAAACTATTAACCACACAATGGGGAGCTTTGGTATTACTGCTGGTTGGTGTTATACTCGTACAATTGGCACAAACGGTAACTGAAggtgcaacagcagcagcaggagCAGCAGCCTCTTCTACTAGCGGACCAGAACAGAAACCTTTATTGGGTTTATTAGCAGCTTTAGGTGCTTGTTTCCTATCCGGTTTTGCTGGTATTTACTTTGAAAAGATTCTTAAGGGTGCCGATATCTCAGTGTGGATGCGTAATGTTCAATTATCTTTGTTGAGCATACCATTTGGTACCATTACCTGTTTCGTTAGTGACTATACTAAGATATTCGATCAAGGTTTCTTTTTCGGTTATGATTTATTCATTTGGTACTTAATATTCCTACAAGCAGGCGGTGGTttaattgttgctgttgtagtcAAATATGCCGATAATATCTTAAAAGGTTTTGCCACCTCTTTGGCCATTATCATCTCCTGTGTGGCTTCTATTTATATATTCaactttaatttaactttacaATTTACTTTTGGTGCCGCATTGGTCATTGCTTCGATATTTTTATACGGTTATGATCCTAAGAAGACCACTAACTCAGCAGGACCCATTAAAATTGTTACCAACTCTCATCTACCTCATCCAGATGAGGAAAAACTTTTACCTTAA